The sequence CGAGTTTCGCTCCAACCTGCACCGTGGCGGCAAGGCGACCGTCATCAAACTTTCCGCTACAGAGCGTAAGGCTGCTTTGGGAGCGGCCAAGGCCCTCGGGCTGGCCGTCGCCGGAGTGGATATGCTGCAGTCTTCGAGAGGGCCTTTGATCCTCGAGGTGAACAGCTCACCGGGACTCGAAGGCATCGAAAAAGCGACTGGAGTAAACATTGCGGGCAAAATCATTCAGTACATTGAAGAGACAGCCCAAAGAAAATTATCGAAAAGAAAAATAAAAGAATAATGCAGCCTATACGAATAGGAACCCGGGGCAGTAAATTAGCCCTTTTTCAGGCCCATCATATTGCAGACCTTTTACAGGCCCAGGGCCTGCAAACGGAAATTGTTACCATTACCACCAAAGGAGATAAAATCCTGGATGTGGCAATTTCCAAAATCGGCAGCAAGGGAGTGTTTACCGAGGAGCTAGAGGAGCAACTTGCCAGTGGAGAGGTGGATATTGCCGTTCACAGTGCCAAGGATATGCCTTCTTCATTACCAGAGGGCTTCGAGCTGATTTCCTTTACCAAACGGGAAAAAGTCAATGACATCATACTGAGCCATCGTGAGGATGTTTTTTATAAAGATCCGGAAAAGCCTTTGCTTTTGGGGACATCTTCCACGCGTAGGGTAGCGACCCTCAAGCACTATTATCCCCATGTCAAAACCGTGGAGGTGCGGGGGAACCTCCAAACCCGAATCCAAAAGATGGAATCGGGTGCTTGTGACGCGCTACTGTTGGCCTATGCGGGAGCGCACCGGATGGGCTATGATGACTTGATCAGGCATGAGCTCTCGCTGGATGAATTTACTCCGGCGGTGGGACAGGGAAGCATAGCGGTGGAGGCCAACGATCGGCTGGATCCAGCGCTCAGAAAGCAGATCGTCGCAGCGACCCATCACACCGAAACCGGTTACCGCTTACGGGCAGAAAGGAGCTTTTTGAAAATTTTGGAAGGCGGGTGCAGTATTCCTGTGTTTTGCCTCGCCACGTATAAGTCAGGGCAAGTCGAAGTGTCTGGAGGTGTGGTCAGTCTGGACGGAAAGGAACGCATTCAACATCACGTTTCCGGGCCTGCAGATGAGGCCGAAATGGTAGGCAAACAATTGGCAGAAAAGGTGATCCAGTCTGGTGGGGATCGTATTTTGAAAGCAATTAAACAGCAACTTAACAAGTAACATGAAGAAGTATTCCCTTGGACTGGCATTGCTGCTGTCCTTGTTGATTTCCTGTTCGTCACAAAAGGATTCGCTAATAAAAATTCACACGAAACATGGCGATATATACGCCATCCTTTATGATGAAACCCCCAAGCACAAGGAGAATTTCATCAAGCTTGCCGAAGCCGGACGGTTTGACAGTACGGAGTTTCACCGGGTGATCGATCATTTTATGGTTCAGGGGGGAGACGTTTTTACCAAAGAGGGACTTCCAGAATCAAAGTGGTGTACCATTCCTGCGGAATTGGACAAAGGCTACCTCCATGAGAAAGGCGCCATTGCAGCCGCCCGTCAATCGGATCATGTCAATCCCGAAAAACGATCCAGCGGATGCCAGTTTTATATCGTGGAGGGCAGAAAGTATACAGAAGAAGAGCTTACGACCAATGTCAAAAAGCTCCAAAAGGAATTTATGAAATTCATTTCCCTCGAAAGCCAGCGTACACTTGCTGAGCAGTATGCCGCGCTGTATGAAGGGGGAAAGTATGAAGAAATGACCCAGTTGATGCTTTCCAAGAAAGAAGAGATGGAGGAATTTTTGCATATCAATTTGTCGAAAGAAATGGACGAAGCGGCCATTGAGACTTTCACGACCGTAGGCGGAACCCCGCATTTGGATGAGGGCGGGTATACGGTATTTGGGAAGGTCATCCATGGGATGGATGTAGTGGAGAAGATTTCTGCAGTAGAGACGGCTGCCATGGACAGGCCTGTGGATCCAATATATATTACGGTGGAAGTAGAAAGAGTACTGAAGAAGAAAATCACAAAAGAATACGGCTTTGAATACCCCGAAGAAAAATAAACCAACCCTGCTGGTCACGGGCGCGAATGGCCTGCTTGGCCAAAAGTTGGTCAATCGACTCCTTGAGAAAGATTCCTTCCATGTGATCGCCACAGGCAGGGGCGCTTGCAGGTTGCCCCAAACATGGGAAGGGTTTACTTATGCTTCCATGGACATTACCGATAAAGAGAACGTGTTGGAAGTCTTTCAGCGGTACAGCCCTGAGGTCGTCATCCATGGCGCAGCCATGACCAACGTGGATGAATGCGAGACGGCCCAGGAGGCCTGCTATCAGCAAAATGTAGCGGCGGTAGGAAATATCATCGTTGCGGCGGAGCAATACCATAGCTTTTTGGTCCATGTGTCCACGGATTTTATTTTTGATGGAGAGGCCGGGCCTTATACAGAGGATGCCGTTCCCAATCCAGTCAACTATTACGGGGAGACCAAGCTACAGGCCGAGGCGCTGATTCAGCAGTCATCTTTAAACTGGGGAATCGCACGGACAGTGCTGGTGTACGGAATCTCACATGACATGAGCCGTTCCAATATTGTGCTGTGGGTGAAGAAGTCGCTGGAAGAGGGAAAGGACCTTCAGTTGGTGGATGATCAGTTGCGGACCCCTACCTTGGCGGAAGATCTGGCAGAGGGGTGCATTCTCATGGCCGAGCAGCGTGCAAAGGGCGTGTTTAACATTTCCGGAGACGAGCTCCTTACGCCATATGATATGGCCATTCAAACGGCTGAATTTTTTAAATTGGACAAAACCAAGATCAACAAAACGGATTCGAGTGCCTTTCGTCAGACGGCAAAAAGACCCATGAAAACGGGTTTTGTCGTTCAAAAAGCTAAAGATCAGTTGAATTTTAAACCAAAAAGTTTTACAGAAGGAATTGAAATTCTAGCAAAACAGCTTAATTTAGCCAATTGAAAAAAAGAACATTCATCAGAATTAATCCAATTTTGCCTCTTTACCTTATGGCTTATATCCCCGAAATCAATGGTTTCCTTTGTGACAAAGGCAACGTCCCCAACAAGGGAAGGTGGGCGTTCGTGTTATAATGCGTTCTCCAAAGAAGGATGAAGGAATATTCAAGTCAGGTAACCGTGGTGTTGGGATGAAATAGATGGAGGTTTGTGTTTTAAAAGGCTTTAATATTCCAATCATATAATAAACATATCATGTATAGAAAACTTCTATCCTTCTTGATTTTTCTTTTCCCGATGTCCCTTCTGGCGCAAGAGGCTGTTCCGACCGAAGAATTGAGTTTTGGACAAAGAATTGACCGATCTTTCCAGCCATTAGCGGATGCTTGGGAGAGCTTAGTACTTTATCCTATTCCAATTGCCGGGTATGACATTCCCATTGTGCTGATTTTACTTGTTTCCGGCGCTACTTTTTTTACCATTTATTTTGCTGTGCCGGGGATTACCAAAATGCCCTTGTCTATCAATACGGTAAGGGGTAAGTATGATGACCTAGAAAGAAACTATAGAGATCCTGAAAATCCCGATGTCATTCCTGATGAGGCCAAAGGCGGCGAAGTGAGTCACTTTCAGGCCTTGGCTACCGCAGTTTCCGGGACAGTCGGCTTGGGAAATATTGCAGGTGTGGCCGTGGCCATTGCCTTGGGTGGCCCTGGTGCTACGTTTTGGATGATCGTTTGCGGATTGTTGGGGATGAGTACCAAATTCGTGGAATGTACCCTTGGTGTAAAATATCGAGACATTGAAGATGATGGCACGGTGCATGGTGGCCCGATGTACTACCTTTCCCGTGGATTGGGGCATGACCTGAAGAAAGGCCGTTTGGGGCAGTTTTTAGGTGGCCTTTTTGCCGTGCTTTGTGTGGGCGCTTCTTTTGGAGGTGGAAATGCCTTTCAGTCCAATCAAGCATCATCCCAGTTGGCTAACTTGCTGAACATTAATTTCCAAACCAATGGATTCTGGATAGGGGTAGTATTGGCCGTTTTGGTAGCCATTGTAATCATCGGTGGGATCAAGCGGATTGCGACCATCACAGAGAAAGTAGTGCCGTTTATGGCAGCCGTTTACGTGTTGGCTTCCTTGATTATTCTGGGGGCACATTATGATTATGTGGACGATGCCATTGGGTTGATCATTGAAGGTGCATTTACGCCGATGGCAGGTCTAGGAGGTATGTTAGGGGTCCTCATCGTAGGCTTCCAAAGAGCTGCCTTTTCCAATGAAGCAGGTGCAGGTTCTGCGGCCATTGCTCACTCAGCTGTAAAGACGAAGTTTCCAGCTAGTGAAGGAGTGGTGGCATTATTGGAGCCTTTGATTGATACCGTGATCGTGTGTACCATGACCGCCTTAGTAATCATCTTCTTTAATATCGATGGAGGGTTGAACAATGTGGAAAGTATTTTTAACTACGGTGGTGACGGCAGTGGAAATGTGGTCCTTAAGGAAACTGGTGCTTCCATTGGCGGTGTAGAACTGACCACCATGGCGTATGATTCAGTTATTCCTCATTTCTCATATGTGCTGACTGTGGCCATCATTTTGTTTGCATTCTCCACAATGATTTCTTGGTCATACTATGGACTTCAATCTTGGAAATATCTGTTTGGAAGAAGCAAGGCCGCTGATTTGACTTATAAGTTGCTTTTCATTGCGTTTATTGTGATCGGGGCATCTACCACCCTGAATGCTGTGGTGAAATTCTCCGATGCCATGATCCTTGCTTTGGTGTTTCCGAACATGATCGGGCTGTTTTTCTTGTTTCCAAAAGTGAAACTTGAGCTGAAAAGGTATTTGGCTGCTATAAAATCACAAAAATAGAAGCTTTGTCTACCATTTAGGGAAAGTCTTTCCTATTGGCAAGGTATTTGAAATTTAGAATACTTGTCAAGCAAGTGTTTATTTAAATGATCGCAGAGAAATGAAAAGATTTTGGATTTTGGTCCTCGCCCTGATAAGCATGGGGACAGCTGCCCAAGCACAGGATTTCAGTATCGGACCTAAATTGGGGATTTCCCAAGGGAATATTAAGGTAGATGGCGACGGATATGAAAGTGGCAGTGAAAAGTTAGGGTACCATGTGGGTGCTTTCGTGAGAATGGGAGGAAATTCACTCTACCTGCAGCCTGAAGTACTGTATGTAAACACAGGTGGGGAGATCAAGGAAACCCAAGGGGCGGGTGATCGGACCTATGAAGCCTCCTTCAATCGTTTTGATGTGCCCATTATGGTGGGGTTCAAAATTGGGGATGTGTTTAGGGTACAAGGCGGGCCGGTGGCCAGTTTCTTGCTTAATTCAAAATTTAAAGATAACATCACTCCAGATCCTGAGCCCGAGTATAAGAATGCTACGGTAGGATATCAAGCGGGGATCGGATTTGATATAGCGAATATGATTATCGATTTGAAATATGAAGGGTCGCTGAGCAATCAGGCGGAAAGTGTTGCCGGATTTGATACCGATCAGCGACAGAATCAGCTCATTGTTTCGCTGGGACTCCGGCTATTTTAACTCGATGCTAAAAATCACCAATTGGCGGTCCGTAGAGGGCCGCCATTTTTTTTGCTCATGGGTTCGCATTCCATAGAATAATGCATCACATCTTGGGTCAAGCGGAAAAGTTGGGGCTGCCAGTTTTACGACATGGCAAAATCACTAGTAAAAAAAATGCCACAAAGAGGCTGTCTCACAAATAAATAATCCGTCATCACGAACGGAGTGAAGTGATCTCGATGTGCTTTCATTGCACGTATGACGAGATTGCTTCAACACCTTCCTAGCCATGGGTGAAGCCCATGGTAAATTTGCCCATCAACATTTCCGTTTTAACCGCATTTCCCTCTCTATTCCCCATAAATTCCCGCTAAAACCCATTCGTGCGGATAGCGCAAAACCATCATTTAACGGTGTGGAATTTTCTTTCACAAGAACATATTAAAATTCATCCCCCCAGAAATAATGCCTGATCCCACATCATGCGGGTTCAAACCCTCCTTGGCGGTCAAGTTAGTTTGTCTAGCCCGACACGCGGTTTTTCCTTCAGCTTCTTATAGGAAGAAGGCGTCATTCCGGTGTTTTTTTTGAATTGTCCGGACAAATGCTGGACGCTGCTATAGCCAAGCTTCCAAGCAATTTCACTCAATTGAAGCTCTTGATTGAAAAGGAGTTCTTTTACTTTTTCTAATTTTAGTTTGATGAAGTACTTTTCGATGGTGATGCCCTCTCGGATACTGAAAAGGTGGCTCATCTTACTGTAATCTTCACCAATTTCATTTCCAAGGTGCTTGGCCAGACTCAGGGATGCTGGAATTTCCTCCAATAACAGCAGTTCATGCAACAGGTTTTTGATGCGTTCGATGAGGCGGTTTTCAGGAGTTTGTATTAGCCCAAACCCCAACTTCTCCAATTGGGCTTCCAGTGCTTTGATTTGGGAGGCCTCTGGTAGGCTTGGCAGCGTCACTTTGCCAAGTGCTACCTTGTCAAAAAATATGTTTTGTTCCTTTAATGTACTTTCCACAGCCATGATACAGCGTGGACAGACCATGTTTCTAACTAATAATTCAGCCATACTCTCTTATACCGAAATTAGGCATGCTAGGTTTTGTTTTTTCGGGAAGAGATGAAGCTGGTTTAAGGGAAGATGAGTGGTGGATAGGTGATGGGTTTTGCGTGGAGGTGTATGGTTATGATGCTGCAAACATATTTTGGGGGCAATGTTGAAGAATTGGATGGACTGGAGTAGCTTTGTTGTAACCAGATTGTTAGATTATGGCTCCAAACATGGTTTTTGACAGGAAGGATTTGTCGGATGGCGATCTCCTTCATTTTTATGAAATGTTACTCATGCCACGTAAGATCGAGGAGAAGATGCTCCTGCTTCTCCGGCAAGGCAAAATATCCAAATGGTTTAGTGGTTGGGGACAGGAAGCCATTTCCATCGCCGCGGTGATGGCCATGAGAGAGGACGAGTTTTTGCTGCCCATGCACCGAAATCTGGGTGTTTTTACCGGCAGGGGGCTTCCTTTGGGGAAGTTGTTTGCCCAATTTCAAGGGAAGTATTCCGGTTTTACGAAAGGCCGTGACCGGTCATTCCATTTTGGATCGGTCGCTCATCATGTGGTGGGGATGATTTCCCACTTGGGACCACAGTTAGCCGTGGCCGACGGGATTGCATTGGCGAGCAAGCTGGGAGGAGAGCGCAAGGCGACGTTGGTGTTTACCGGAGACGGGGCCACTTCTGAAGGGGACTTTCACGAGGCGCTGAACGTAGCTGCTGTTTGGCAGCTGCCGGTGATTTTTGTAGTAGAGCATAATGGCTACGGGCTTTCCACTCCCAGTGCTGAGCAATTTCGTTTTAAGCAATTTATCGATAAAGGGCCTGGCTATGGCATGGAAGCCGTGAAAGTGGATGGCAACAACGTGCTGGAGCTGTATCATGCATTGTCCGGAATCGCTGAAGACATTCGGCACCGCCCAAGGCCTTTTTTGGTGGAGGCCATGACGTACCGCATGCGGGGGCATGAGGAGTCATCAGGGACCAAATATGTGCCAAAAGCGTATTTTGAGGAAGGAGAAAAGTACGATCCAGTACGCAATTTTGAGGACTACTTGCAGGAAATAGGAGTGCTTGACCAGTCTGCTAAGGGTGTGATAGAGAAGAGACTTTCGGAGCAGATAGAGGCAGGACTGGCTTCTGCCTTTTCGGCAGAATTTCCTGTGGCAGGTGAAGAAGAACTTGCGGATGTGTATTGCCCTTCTGAGGGGAAGCCCAAAGAGCCACATTCTTCCGCTACGACAGAAAAAAGATTGGTGGATGCCATCAGCGATGGTTTGCGTTTAAGCATGCGGCAATTTTCAAATTTGGTCCTGATGGGGCAGGATATTGGCGAGTATGGAGGGGCCTTCAAGGTGACAGCAGGTTTTTTAAGTGAATTTGGTGCGGAACGGGTGCGCAACACGCCGCTATGTGAAAGTGCGATCATTGGCGCAGCATTGGGGCTTTCCGTAAAAGGATTTAAATCGGTGGTGGAAATGCAGTTTGCGGATTTTGTAAGCTGTGGGTTTAACCAGATCGTCAATAACCTGGCCAAGGTCCATTACCGATGGGGACAGCATGCCGATGTGGTCATCAGAATGCCGACGGGTGCTGGAGTGGGAGCAGGTCCCTTTCATTCACAGTCTAATGAGGCTTGGTTTTTCCATACGCCTGGGCTGAAAATTCTCTATCCATCTTCTCCGCAGGATGCCAAGGGGTTGCTTGCCGCCGCCATTGAGGACCCCAATCCCTGCCTGTTTTTTGAACATAAGGCCCTTTATCGTTCCGTTATAGGTCAAGTTCCGGATGAATATTATACCGTGGAAATAGGGAAGGCACACTTGGTGAAGGAAGGCGACCAAGCGACCGTGGTGACATATGGCATGGGCGTGCATTGGGCGAAAAGGGTCATGGAGTCCCTTGATGTCCGTGTTGATTTGTTGGACTTGAGGACCTTGTTGCCTTGGGACAAGGAGGCGGTGGAAAAATCCGTGAAGAAAACCAACAAAGTAATGATCCTGCACGAGGACTGCTTGACTGGCGGCATCGGGGCAGAAATAGCCGCTTGGATCAGCGAGCATTGTTTTGAGTGCTTGGATGCGCCAGTGATGCGGGAGGGGAGTTTGGATACGCCAGTGCCATTCGCGGCAAACTTAGAGGAGAATTTCCTCCCCGAAAATCGCTTTAAAGATAAATTAATGGCCCTGTTGGCGTATTGATGACGGTTAAGGGAGGACCTTGAGCTGGTCGCCTACCTTTACCACCCCTTTTCCCAGGGCGATCAAGTTTTGGCCGAAAAGGACTTTTTTTTCTCTAAGCCGATATTTAGACAGGGTTTTCAGGGGCTCTTTTCCTTTGGTGCCGGTCTGCTGGTCCACGGTGGTCAAGACACAGCGAGCACAGGGTTTGGTTACCTTGAAAGTACATGATCCTATTTGGATAGACTTCCACTGATCTTCTTCAAATGCTCCGCATCCATTGACTACGATGTTTGGGCGGAAGCGCTCCATGGGGACGGGGTGTTCCAGGCGGCCGTTCAGGTCGTCAAGGGAGGCTTGACTGATCAGGAGATAGGGCATGGCGTCTGCAAAACTGACTGTTTCATCATGGACGGCATATTTTTCCTTGATTGACCGGTTGGTGTTTTCCGGCATGAACACCAAATGGCATGGCATATCCAGCATCTTTGAAAACCATTGGTCTATTTCGGGCTTGACCTTTTGCCCCAGCACCACGTCGTCCCAGATTTCCACCTCCATAAAATGGTCGGTTTCAGGGGTGAAGGGGACGGAAATTTGCTGGTCCGGATGGTGTTTGTGGTGTACTGTGAGCCCTTGGTCAGTGAGTTCCACCTGCAATAGGGCCATGATGTGCAACGACCGCTGGGTCATGAATTTACCCGCATGATCCACCAACATCCATCTTCGGTCCCATTGGAAGCCTTTGATAAATGCTGTAGAGGTATTTAATCGGATTCCTCCAAGGGATTTTATGGGATAGATGTATAAGTCCTGAACTTCCATGTCTTTATTTTAATGGTCTAATTTAAGTTTTTGGACTGAAAAAATCATGGAAAGAAAGCATCAAGATTGGAAAAAGAGGTGAGGTAAAAGGTACACGGCCCGAGTGCAACTGCCGCTTTTAAAGTGATTCCCAACTTTTCAGGAATTCCTGTGGTCGGTCAGGGGGGATAGGGAAACATTTTGATATGACGTGTTCAGGGGATGAAGTGCTTGTCTTGGGGTTGACATGTGTCATATTGTTTTCGGATAGAGACGCTTCTTTCCATTCAGAAATGAAAAAGGACACAAGCATCCCGATGAGCAGTACCAGTAACCATCTAAGTCGTTCATTCCGCCGCGAAGCATTCATGTCAAAATTTATTTAATGTTCTTAATAATGTGCCGTGATTTCAAAACAAAAGTGCCTAGCCCAAGTGGCTCCGAGCATGTGCTAGTCATGCCCTTCTAAAGAATAGATGCACCTTTAGGTGAAATGGTTGCATGAATTTCTTCAGAATCGTGCTTTTTTTAAAATAAATGTGACCAACTGCTGGCAGAAAGGGATGGGATGATAAAAGCATGTGGACAAGAAGAAAATTAAGGGGCAGTTAAACAGGAAAACTGCGAAAAAGGGAATAGAAAAATGAAGGGATGGGGTGAGTAGTGTGGTGAAGATCCAAAAAAGGTGACAAGGATGCATGATTTCAGGAGATCCTTGACAGCATAATGACCGGAGTGGAAGAGAGGATGTCATATTTGCTGCCAATCTGGCACAGGTAAAGTCAAAAAATGGGTTGGCACATGACTTGTTAATTATGTTTTCGAGCAAATAAGCGAATTACGAAAACAAGAAATAAATTAAGAAATACAATTAGTTATGGGAAAAATTATTGGTATAGACTTGGGAACCACAAACTCCTGCGTAGCCGTAATGGAGGGTAACGAACCGGTGGTTATCCAAAACAGTGAGGGAAGAAGAACCACTCCTTCCATTGTGGCATTTTTGGACAATGGAAATGGAGAACGAAAAGTAGGTGATCCTGCCAAAAGACAAGCTATCACCAACCCAGCCAATACCATTTCATCCGTGAAAAGGTTTATGGGTAAAAAATTCTCTGAGGTATCCGATGAGAAAAAGCATGCTTCCTATAAAGTAGAGCAAGGAGCTAACGATACGGTAGCCGTAAAGATAGGCGACAGAAGCTATACTCCTCAGGAGCTTTCTGCTATGATTCTTCAAAAAATGAAGTCCACAGCAGAAGATTTCTTGGGTCAGGAAGTCACAGAAGCCGTGATTACCGTTCCAGCATACTTTAATGATGCTGAGCGTCAAGCGACCAAGGAGGCTGGCCAAATTGCCGGGCTGGACGTGAAACGTATCATTAACGAGCCTACTGCCGCAGCCTTGGCCTATGGTATGGACAAGAAGGATCAAGACATGAAAATCGCGGTGTATGACCTTGGTGGTGGTACCTTCGATATTTCAATCCTTGAGTTGGGTGATGGTGTATTTGAAGTGAAGTCTACCAACGGTGACGTACACTTGGGTGGTGATGACTTTGACCAAGTGATCATCAACTGGCTAGCGGATGAATTCAAGAGTGAAGAAGATATTGATTTGAAGCAAGACCCAATGGCCCTTCAGCGTTTGAAAGAAGCTGCTGAAAAGGCTAAAATCGAACTTTCGAGTTCTTCCTCTACAGAAATCAACTTGCCATACATCACTGCGACCCAAAGCGGTCCGAAGCACTTGGTAAGAAACCTGAGCCGTGCAAAATTCGAGCAGCTTTCCGAAGATTTGGTGAGACGTTCTCTCGAACCATGTAAGAAAGCGCTTTCTGATGCAGGACTATCTGCTTCTGAAATCGATGAAGTGATCTTGGTAGGGGGTTCTACCCGTATCCCTAAAATCCAGGAAGAAGTAGAGAAGTTCTTTGGTAAGAAGCCTTCCAAAGGCGTAAACCCTGACGAGGTAGTTGCCATTGGTGCAGCGATCCAAGGTGGTGTATTGACCGGAGAGGTGAAAGACGTATTGCTATTGGATGTGACGCCACTTTCCTTGGGTATCGAGACCATGGGTGGTGTGTCCACGAAGTTGATCGAGGCGAATACGACCATTCCTTCCAAGAAGTCAGAGGTGTTCTCTACAGCTGCAGATAACCAGCCGGCTGTGGACATCCACGTGCTTCAAGGAGAGCGTCCATTGGCGAAGGACAACCGAAGCATCGGTAGGTTCCAACTTGCGGATATTCCGCCAGCACCAAGAGGCGTTCCTCAAATTGAAGTGACGTTTGACATTGATGCGAACGGTATCCTTCATGTGTCGGCCAAAGACAAGGGCACAGGAAAAGAGCAAAAGATCAAGATCGAAGCTTCTTCTGGACTTTCAGATGACGAAATCGAAAGAATGAAAAAAGAAGCAGAGGCTAACGCTGCTTCTGATAAAGAAGAGAAAGAAAAAATCGAGAAGCTTAACCAAGCAGACAGCTTGATTTTCCAAACGGAGAAGCAGCTGAAAGAATTTGGTGATAAGCTATCCGATGCTAACAAGACCAATATCAACGGTGCGTTGGAAAAACTGAAGACTGCACACCAATCACAGGATCTGGCTGCTATCACACCAGCCATCGAGGAGCTTAACAAAGCTTGGGAAGCAGCATCCACTGAGATGTACAATGCCACCCAAGGAGCTGCCGGTGCGGAAGGTGCTGCTGGAGCTGGTGCAGGAGAGGGAGCCTCTGCTGATGCCGGAGCGGAATCTGGTGATGGCGTGTCTGATGTAGATTATGAAGAAGTAAACGAAGAAGATAAGAAATAATATTCTTCGGGATTCCTAAAACAAAAGCATCTCGAGCAATCGAGGTGCTTTTTGTTTGTTTGGCCCCATTAGTTTCCCCAAGAGCAAGTCAGGCATCGGTGATGCCGCTTTCGGTTTTCGAGGATCAATCCGAAAAGTTGGGGATTGGCAGTTTGCTTACTGGTAAAACCACGAATAAATAAAAATGCCATAACGTCCCA comes from Echinicola vietnamensis DSM 17526 and encodes:
- a CDS encoding helix-turn-helix domain-containing protein produces the protein MAELLVRNMVCPRCIMAVESTLKEQNIFFDKVALGKVTLPSLPEASQIKALEAQLEKLGFGLIQTPENRLIERIKNLLHELLLLEEIPASLSLAKHLGNEIGEDYSKMSHLFSIREGITIEKYFIKLKLEKVKELLFNQELQLSEIAWKLGYSSVQHLSGQFKKNTGMTPSSYKKLKEKPRVGLDKLT
- a CDS encoding peptidylprolyl isomerase: MKKYSLGLALLLSLLISCSSQKDSLIKIHTKHGDIYAILYDETPKHKENFIKLAEAGRFDSTEFHRVIDHFMVQGGDVFTKEGLPESKWCTIPAELDKGYLHEKGAIAAARQSDHVNPEKRSSGCQFYIVEGRKYTEEELTTNVKKLQKEFMKFISLESQRTLAEQYAALYEGGKYEEMTQLMLSKKEEMEEFLHINLSKEMDEAAIETFTTVGGTPHLDEGGYTVFGKVIHGMDVVEKISAVETAAMDRPVDPIYITVEVERVLKKKITKEYGFEYPEEK
- a CDS encoding alpha-ketoacid dehydrogenase subunit alpha/beta encodes the protein MAPNMVFDRKDLSDGDLLHFYEMLLMPRKIEEKMLLLLRQGKISKWFSGWGQEAISIAAVMAMREDEFLLPMHRNLGVFTGRGLPLGKLFAQFQGKYSGFTKGRDRSFHFGSVAHHVVGMISHLGPQLAVADGIALASKLGGERKATLVFTGDGATSEGDFHEALNVAAVWQLPVIFVVEHNGYGLSTPSAEQFRFKQFIDKGPGYGMEAVKVDGNNVLELYHALSGIAEDIRHRPRPFLVEAMTYRMRGHEESSGTKYVPKAYFEEGEKYDPVRNFEDYLQEIGVLDQSAKGVIEKRLSEQIEAGLASAFSAEFPVAGEEELADVYCPSEGKPKEPHSSATTEKRLVDAISDGLRLSMRQFSNLVLMGQDIGEYGGAFKVTAGFLSEFGAERVRNTPLCESAIIGAALGLSVKGFKSVVEMQFADFVSCGFNQIVNNLAKVHYRWGQHADVVIRMPTGAGVGAGPFHSQSNEAWFFHTPGLKILYPSSPQDAKGLLAAAIEDPNPCLFFEHKALYRSVIGQVPDEYYTVEIGKAHLVKEGDQATVVTYGMGVHWAKRVMESLDVRVDLLDLRTLLPWDKEAVEKSVKKTNKVMILHEDCLTGGIGAEIAAWISEHCFECLDAPVMREGSLDTPVPFAANLEENFLPENRFKDKLMALLAY
- a CDS encoding alanine/glycine:cation symporter family protein; translated protein: MYRKLLSFLIFLFPMSLLAQEAVPTEELSFGQRIDRSFQPLADAWESLVLYPIPIAGYDIPIVLILLVSGATFFTIYFAVPGITKMPLSINTVRGKYDDLERNYRDPENPDVIPDEAKGGEVSHFQALATAVSGTVGLGNIAGVAVAIALGGPGATFWMIVCGLLGMSTKFVECTLGVKYRDIEDDGTVHGGPMYYLSRGLGHDLKKGRLGQFLGGLFAVLCVGASFGGGNAFQSNQASSQLANLLNINFQTNGFWIGVVLAVLVAIVIIGGIKRIATITEKVVPFMAAVYVLASLIILGAHYDYVDDAIGLIIEGAFTPMAGLGGMLGVLIVGFQRAAFSNEAGAGSAAIAHSAVKTKFPASEGVVALLEPLIDTVIVCTMTALVIIFFNIDGGLNNVESIFNYGGDGSGNVVLKETGASIGGVELTTMAYDSVIPHFSYVLTVAIILFAFSTMISWSYYGLQSWKYLFGRSKAADLTYKLLFIAFIVIGASTTLNAVVKFSDAMILALVFPNMIGLFFLFPKVKLELKRYLAAIKSQK
- a CDS encoding porin family protein, which gives rise to MKRFWILVLALISMGTAAQAQDFSIGPKLGISQGNIKVDGDGYESGSEKLGYHVGAFVRMGGNSLYLQPEVLYVNTGGEIKETQGAGDRTYEASFNRFDVPIMVGFKIGDVFRVQGGPVASFLLNSKFKDNITPDPEPEYKNATVGYQAGIGFDIANMIIDLKYEGSLSNQAESVAGFDTDQRQNQLIVSLGLRLF
- a CDS encoding MOSC domain-containing protein, which produces MEVQDLYIYPIKSLGGIRLNTSTAFIKGFQWDRRWMLVDHAGKFMTQRSLHIMALLQVELTDQGLTVHHKHHPDQQISVPFTPETDHFMEVEIWDDVVLGQKVKPEIDQWFSKMLDMPCHLVFMPENTNRSIKEKYAVHDETVSFADAMPYLLISQASLDDLNGRLEHPVPMERFRPNIVVNGCGAFEEDQWKSIQIGSCTFKVTKPCARCVLTTVDQQTGTKGKEPLKTLSKYRLREKKVLFGQNLIALGKGVVKVGDQLKVLP
- the hemC gene encoding hydroxymethylbilane synthase, whose amino-acid sequence is MQPIRIGTRGSKLALFQAHHIADLLQAQGLQTEIVTITTKGDKILDVAISKIGSKGVFTEELEEQLASGEVDIAVHSAKDMPSSLPEGFELISFTKREKVNDIILSHREDVFYKDPEKPLLLGTSSTRRVATLKHYYPHVKTVEVRGNLQTRIQKMESGACDALLLAYAGAHRMGYDDLIRHELSLDEFTPAVGQGSIAVEANDRLDPALRKQIVAATHHTETGYRLRAERSFLKILEGGCSIPVFCLATYKSGQVEVSGGVVSLDGKERIQHHVSGPADEAEMVGKQLAEKVIQSGGDRILKAIKQQLNK
- a CDS encoding SDR family oxidoreductase, with product MNTPKKNKPTLLVTGANGLLGQKLVNRLLEKDSFHVIATGRGACRLPQTWEGFTYASMDITDKENVLEVFQRYSPEVVIHGAAMTNVDECETAQEACYQQNVAAVGNIIVAAEQYHSFLVHVSTDFIFDGEAGPYTEDAVPNPVNYYGETKLQAEALIQQSSLNWGIARTVLVYGISHDMSRSNIVLWVKKSLEEGKDLQLVDDQLRTPTLAEDLAEGCILMAEQRAKGVFNISGDELLTPYDMAIQTAEFFKLDKTKINKTDSSAFRQTAKRPMKTGFVVQKAKDQLNFKPKSFTEGIEILAKQLNLAN